The genome window TGCTGGCCCTGTCGGTGGACCTGATCTGGGGCTATTGCGGCATTCTCAGCCTGGGCCACGGGGCGTTCTTCGCCCTCGGCGGTTACGCCATGGGAATGCATCTGATGCGCCAGATCGGCGACCGGGGAGTCTACGGCAATCCCGACCTGCCGGACTTCATGGTCTTCCTGAACTACGATGGGCTGCCCTGGTACTGGTACGGCTTCGACATGTTCTGGTTCGCCATGGCCATGGTGGTCCTGGTGCCCGGCGCGCTGGCTTTCGTCTTCGGCTGGTTCGCCTTCCGCAGCCGGGTGACGGGCGTGTATCTCTCGATCATCACCCAGGCCATGACCTTCGCGCTGATGCTCGCCTTCTTCCGCAACAACATGGGCTTCGGCGGCAACAACGGCCTGACCGACTTCAAGGACATCCTGGGATTCGATCTGCAGTCCGACGCGACGCGCGTGGGGCTTCTGTTCGCCTCGGCCGCGGCCCTGGCGCTCGGCTTCCTGATCTGCAAGTCGGTGACGCGGTCGAAATACGGCAAGGTCATCGCTGCGGTGCGCGACGCCGAGGCGCGGACGCGCTTCCTGGGCTACCGGGTGGACCGTTACAAGCTGGCCGTCTTCACGCTCTCGGCCTGCATGGCCGGCGTCGCCGGCGCACTCTACGTGCCGCAGGTCGGCATCATCAATCCCAGCGAGTTCGCGCCCGCGGTCTCCATCGAGATCGTGGTCTGGGTCGCCGTCGGCGGCCGGGGCACGCTCTACGGCGCGGTGATCGGAGCCATCCTGGTGAACTACGCCAAGACCTATTTCACGGGCACATTGCCCGATGTCTGGCTGTTCGCCCTGGGCGGACTGTTCATCGGCGCCACGCTGTTCCTGCCGAAGGGCCTGGTCGGCGCGGCGCGGGCGCTGTGGGAGCGGCGGACGGGACGCAGGGATCCGGGCAAGCCGGCTCTCGGCCCGGCCCCGGCGGAGTAGGAACCATGGCGCAGCAACTGACCGACAGCATTCTCTATCTCGACGGCGTCAGCGTTTCCTTCGACGGATTCAAGGCGTTGAACGATCTCTCGCTCGTCATGGGCAGGGGCGAGATGCGGGCCATCATCGGCCCCAACGGCGCCGGCAAGACGACCATGATGGACGTCATCACCGGCAAGACCCGCCCCGACAAGGGCGAGGTCTTCTTCGAAGGCAGCGTCGACCTGACGAAACACGATGAGGCGTCGATCGCCGAACTCGGCATCGGGCGGAAATTCCAGAAGCCGACGGTCTTCGAAACCCAGACGGTGTTCGACAATCTGGAGCTGGCGCTGAAGGCCGACCGCTCGGTCCTCGCGACCCTGCTGTGGCGGCGTTCGAAGGAGGCAGACCAGCGCATCGACGAGATACTGGCGATCACGCGTCTCGGCGACCACAGGGACCGTCTGGCGGGCTCGTTGAGCCACGGCCAGAAGCAGTGGCTGGAGATCGGCATGCTGCTGGCGCAGGATCCGAAGCTGTTGCTGGTCGACGAGCCGGCGGCCGGCATGACCGACGACGAAACGGCGGAGACGGCGATCCTGCTGAAGGACATCGCGAAGACGCATTCGGTCGTGGTGGTCGAGCACGACATGACCTTCGTGCGCGATCTGGGCGTCAGGGTCACGGTGCTGCACGAGGGCTCGGTCCTGGCCGAGGGTTCCCTCGACACCGTCAGCGCCAACGAGCGCGTCGTCGAAGTCTATCTGGGGAGGTGAGGGGATGCTGAACGTTTCCGATATCAACCTCTCCTATGGCGCCTCGCAGGCGCTGTGGGGCGTCTCCCTGGACGTGGCGCCGGGCACCGTGACCTGTCTGATGGGCCGCAACGGCGTGGGCAAGACCTCGACGCTGCGCGCCATTGTCGGGCAGCATCCGGTCTCTTCGGGCGAGATCCGTCTTGACGGGAACCCGGTCAACGCCATGAAGCCGTTCGAGCGGGCGCGGCGCGGCATCGCGTTCGTGCCCCAGGGGCGCGAGATCTTCCCGCTGCTCACGGTGCGCGAGAACCTCGAGACGGGTTACGCCTGCCTGCCGCGCGCCGAGCGTCACGTGCCGGAGGACCTGTTCGAACTGTTCCCGGTACTGAAGGACATGCTGGGCCGGCGCGGCGGCGACCTCTCCGGCGGCCAGCAGCAGCAGCTCGCCATCGCCAGGGCGTTGGTCACGCGGCCGCGCGTCCTGCTGCTCGACGAACCCACCGAAGGCATCCAGCCGTCGATCATCCAGGACATCGGCCGGGTCATC of Minwuia thermotolerans contains these proteins:
- the urtC gene encoding urea ABC transporter permease subunit UrtC, producing MKGFVFRAFDRGGMIFLGILLGVILLLGLSNQLLPASSPLHAPTYMVSLVGKYLTYALLALSVDLIWGYCGILSLGHGAFFALGGYAMGMHLMRQIGDRGVYGNPDLPDFMVFLNYDGLPWYWYGFDMFWFAMAMVVLVPGALAFVFGWFAFRSRVTGVYLSIITQAMTFALMLAFFRNNMGFGGNNGLTDFKDILGFDLQSDATRVGLLFASAAALALGFLICKSVTRSKYGKVIAAVRDAEARTRFLGYRVDRYKLAVFTLSACMAGVAGALYVPQVGIINPSEFAPAVSIEIVVWVAVGGRGTLYGAVIGAILVNYAKTYFTGTLPDVWLFALGGLFIGATLFLPKGLVGAARALWERRTGRRDPGKPALGPAPAE
- the urtE gene encoding urea ABC transporter ATP-binding subunit UrtE, whose protein sequence is MLNVSDINLSYGASQALWGVSLDVAPGTVTCLMGRNGVGKTSTLRAIVGQHPVSSGEIRLDGNPVNAMKPFERARRGIAFVPQGREIFPLLTVRENLETGYACLPRAERHVPEDLFELFPVLKDMLGRRGGDLSGGQQQQLAIARALVTRPRVLLLDEPTEGIQPSIIQDIGRVIELLRDRGDMAILLVEQYFDFARDLADRFYVMDRGEIVLSGKADEMDEDDVRRHLTV
- the urtD gene encoding urea ABC transporter ATP-binding protein UrtD — translated: MAQQLTDSILYLDGVSVSFDGFKALNDLSLVMGRGEMRAIIGPNGAGKTTMMDVITGKTRPDKGEVFFEGSVDLTKHDEASIAELGIGRKFQKPTVFETQTVFDNLELALKADRSVLATLLWRRSKEADQRIDEILAITRLGDHRDRLAGSLSHGQKQWLEIGMLLAQDPKLLLVDEPAAGMTDDETAETAILLKDIAKTHSVVVVEHDMTFVRDLGVRVTVLHEGSVLAEGSLDTVSANERVVEVYLGR